The genomic interval CTTTAATGTTCTgtggaaactttaaaatattttaacaactaCAACCATTTCTCAGATAAAATCTTATGTTGGGACCACTATGTGTAAAACATACAGGAGTTTATTCACTTAAGTTTACTTTTGCATTCAAATTTATATCAATTAATTAAGAGAAAGTAGACTATTTTGATGAACACAAAATAATCCGTGGATAGCAGATGGCAGTTGCAGTTTTATTATCAATTTACCATCTACCCttttctctggattttttttctggttgGACAGTATTGGTAAAATCATAATTACTGTTTTGCAAATGGCAATCAGGGTCTCTACTCAGATTGCACAGGCTGTGTACTGCAGAACCCCAGGGGGCACCAGGAAACCCCCACCTATAGGCCAGGACTAACAGTTGTtggaatttgtctgtttctctgaCTTGGTttcaaatcccatggacagaggagcctggtgggctgcagtccatggggtggcaaagagctgggcacgactgagcaactgacactttgcTTTGGCTTCAACAGCTCAGTTTTCATTGTCAGTATCCTTTTCTATTAGGCTAATCTCAACATTCGAAAAAGGAGTCACAGTATCTGGCAACCAGAAAGTCAACAGGGACCTTGAAGATTTGGGTAAAGAGGTGGAGGTAAAAGCTTGACTGACTAGGTTAAAAGGAGAATTAGAGACAGAGTGTACAAAGAACACTTTTGAGGAGTTTTATGGGGGAAGAAAACAGATCAGATGAAAACTATCTCTGAATCCTGTTTTCCTTATATACACATATCTGTTTACCAGTGAATCCTGTTGGTCCAAGCCAGCATTAACACCTGCCTTAATTAGTGTGGTGACCTCCTACTTggccacgctgtgtgtgtgtgtgtgtgtgtgtgtgtgtgtgtgtgtgtgcatgtgtgcttaatcactcagttgtgtctgactctttgcaaccccataactgtagcccaccaggctcctctgtccaggcaagaaaactgcagtgggttgccatgctctcctccaggggatcttcccaacccagggatcgaacccaggtctcccacactgcaggctttactatctgagccgccagggaagcccacttggcCACTCTGATCTGCCCTTAACCCCACAAtctattctcaaaaaaaaaaatagccaaaattataaattatgcttttaaaaCATGGGTtagcagatctgaaagagacacatgcaccccaatgttcatcgcagcactgtttataatagccaggacatggaagcaacctagatgcccatcagcagacgaatggataaggaagctgtggtacatatacaccatggaaaattactcagccgttaaaaagaattcatttgaatccattctaatgagatggatgaaactggagcccattatacagagtgaagtaagccagaaagataaagaacattacagcatagtaacacatatatatggaatttagaaagatggtaatgataaccctataggcaaaacagaaaaagagacacagatgtacagaacagacttttggactctgtgggagaaagcgagggtgggatgtttcaagagaacagcatgtatattatccagggtgaaacagatcaccagcccaggtgggatgcatgagacaagtgctcgggcctggtgcactgggaagacccagaggaatcgggtggagagggaggtgggaggggggatcgggatggggaatacatgtaactccatggctgattcatgtcaatgtatgacaaaacccactacaatattgtaaagtaattagcctccaactaataaataaataaataaaacatgggtTGATAATGGCACACCTCTGCCCCAAATCTTCTAATACATACTCATTTCACTCATTATAAAAGCCAAAATTCAGTAAGATCTCCATAAACTGGATCCAAGTTATCTCTGTGCTCCTACAACTACCCAGACATCCCACTCACTCCATCCAGGCACGCTGGCCCCTTTGCTGTGCCTGAAGAGCATGCATGCTTCTGCCTGAGTTGTACTCATGGTTCCCTCTGCCTAAAATGTTGCTCCAGATATTCATGAGGTTCATGTCTTCATTTCCTGTAAAGAAAATTTTATCACACAGGCCTTCCCTCACCCCTGTATAATCTAGCAGCCCTCTTGCCCCAGCAGTCTCCGTTCCCCAACCTTCCTTCacttcttctctatacaaattagtaatgtttaaaatatattaaacatttagTTATTGTGTAGTTACTGTCTGCTTTTCTCACTAGATTCTAAGCTCCACAAGAGTAGgactatttatttttgcttgtagcTATATCCTCATCTCTGAGCCtgatgcctagcacatagtaggtgcttaataaatatccaTTTAATGATGTAATAGTGATTAGgggtttcatttttttattttttctttgccatGCCTCctgtcttgtgggatcttagctcccctaccagggattgaacctgtgccccatgtGGTGGAAGGAAGCACAGAATCCTAGCAacttgactgccagggaattcccacaaaaAACTGAATTTATTCTTATTCTATCTTGAGTCAAAAGTTTTAGTTTCATTGTTTATACTTATCTGCTGATTTAAACAGTGGCATTGCAATACTACATATGCTGAGCTTTTTGAGTTTATTAAAAGATCAGTAAAATTTGGCAACTAATTTATTAGTTTAACTTATGCAACTATGATATATTTATCAACCATAATTATGTTGACAAACAAAATGATCATTCTTATCATATTCAAAATATCTGTGCTAGGACATTTTTACTATATGGACAATGATCTGTGGTATAAAAAAGTAAATACCGTTTCTTATTTCACACAAATGACACTGGAAATCTGGCAAGTTAAAGTCAATTTTTATGAGTGGTTTTGTCAGATCTTGTTTTGTGATGTGTCAGCTTCCTATAAAATCCATTTGTCTTCAGATGCAACACACAACAATTTCTTTAATACATATTAGCAGTAGTGTCTATACAAAGCACAATTTCCATCCAGAGTTTTTCTTGCCATTGCTTTTGTAGTCTCAATAAAACACCACTTTTACCTATTTATTTAATAGTATATAAAAATCTTATCTCAATATATAAAGTTACTTTCTTCTGTCGAGTACCTATCAAGCACCTTTGTATTTACTCATCTGAACATATTGTAGCAAGATGGAAAGATTTTCACCAGCCATCCTCCCGTTGAGTTTGAGATGGAAGATACTTTAAAGAATGAAGCTAATGACCAAGAAGGATCTACtttaataagtaaatttttaaaaggaataaatcTAGAATGTGACAAAAAGAATATTACTCCATAAGTCAACTGATATAAGTAAGACCTTAAAAATGCACACTGAGGTGTTACCCAATTTCTAATCTGACGTCGACCAGTGAGGTTAGCAGTCCCGATGATCGCCAAAGCATTGTCATTTGTCGCCTCTTATTTAACACTTTTGGTGAGCATGCTGAATATTATCACAGCATTttaaacatacacaaacacagtCTTTCTCTCGCAGACATCTCAAAAATCTCTGAAATCTCTCTCTGGACTCCTACTGTTCTTTCTGTGGGAGGTTGAAGACCACTGAACTAGAAGTCCTTTTCCTTGGACAGAGTATTGGGAAGTAACAAAAGGTGGTCAGGTCTATCTTCATTCTAACCCCTAGAGCTCTCAGTGCCCTGGATGCCCCTGGCCAACCACGAGTTTCAACAATGTATTGTGATCCGAGAGGATGGCCTGGCCCAGCAGCCTGCAAATGTCTCTTCTGCAATAACACCTAATGAAGAGCATTCATGTGTGAGACTCACTCCACTGCATGAACCCAGATGTTTTAGTAGCTGTGTGGCTTGCTTCAACTAAGCTGGGACGATGTACAGTTTCTAGAGGACTGACCATAACTCCCTCTTTTGTCTGTCACCAGCCCAACAGGTAACCATGGGTCATGAAACTGTGGTTAAGATCCAGAGTACTGGATCttatagattgggagtttgggactgacatgtatgTACTACAATATTTAAGACACTTAAAATAGATAtgctagggacttccttggtggtccagtggttgagagtccacctgctgatgcaggggacatgggttcaatccctggtccaggaagactccacatgccacagggcaaataagcccatgagccacaactactaagctggtgctctggagcctgtgagttgcatctactgagcccacacatctAGAGGctctgctccgcaacaagaggagCGACTGCAGTTACTAGAGAGTAACcaccacttgctgcaactagagaaagcctacgtgCTGCaacgaagagccagcacagccaaaaataaataaatgaatttaaaaataaaaatacttaaaaaagtagataaccagcaaggacccactgtatagcacagtgaactctgcttaatattctgtaataacttaaatgggaaaagaatttaaaaaagaataaatacatatataagtgaatcacttttctgcacgcttgaaactaacacaacattgttggTCAACTCTGgtctattataaaataaaaatttaagaacagAGAACCACAGTGCTGGAGGAAGGGCAGAAGCATTACTGTTGCCTACGGCCCACTGTTAGTCTGGAAAAAGTACTTTGAGAATTCGCTTCCGAACCCATGCCACTTGTCCCATTAaataaaagagggaaagaaatgacCTGGGATGAAGAGCAACAGCAAGACCCGAATGTCTCTCAAGGGTATTGTGCTCCCTGGGCCTCAGCATATATTCCCACCAGACTCTGGCACTTGAGTGAAGAGAAGGCATGAGGGGCTAGGTCAGGCAGATTTGCTCAAAGAGAGTCATTTTCATGGCTTTCTGAACTGAGATCTGGAAACTACAAGTACCTTTGTGACATTTCTTTCTTAAGCACATGATTACCCCAGATAAGAAGGATCTGGAGGCTAAATTCTGGGGCTGGGAAGTAGTGTGTCCTTTATGAGTAGGAAGAAACTTCAGTGATGGTGGCAAATGGAGCCACAGAAGTGGAACTGGGTCATGATACTTTGGGGACACCCCCCTCCTATTCCTCTCTGGATCTTGGTTTCACAGCTTCCCAAACCACTCAGACCCAGGGTCTACCCAAGAGGGAATGTCCCACCTGGTGTCTCTTAGAGGAAGTCTGCTTAAGGAATCCAGATTCCTGGGGGGCAAGGCTGAGGGGCATCAACAAATACCAAGAAGTTCTGAGTGCCAAGACAGATAAGCTTTATTTTTGCACACTGATAAGGCTTTGAGAAGCAGACTTTATTCCAGTAtttggatcttcttgacctaagACCAGAGCTAAGGCCAGGAGGTGCGAGATTTTTGGGAAAAAGGAATCCATCTCAGCAGCTTAATtcaggagagggaagaaaaagaccGAGAAGTGACATTGGCTCCAGACTGGCCCTTGGCTGTGGCTCTTTGGATCCTCAACAGGTGCAGGTCAGCTGTAGTCCCCAAAACCGTGGCAGCAACTGGAACATCCAGCAAGCTCCACGTCTAAGCAGCTGGAAGGCTGGGGCTGGCGTCGGTAGTTGCTTGGGAACCGATGGGATACCAGAGAGCTGCAGCCTCCAAAGCCAGAGATAGAACAGCTGGAGACATAGTGGGTGCGGgcgggaggcaggcagggagccGGGGCCTGAGGGGCCTGAGGGGCCTGAGGGGCCTGAGGAACCTGAGGGAAGCGCTTAGGTGGGTATTTGGGGAGGCTCTTGCTGGGGAGCTGGTACTTCTGCTGGTTTTGCTGGCAGAACATCTTGGAGaatgttcagttgctctgtaAAGCAATACAGATATTCCAAAAGTTCAGTGAATATAAACCCTATTTGCATCAGCATTTTCCCGAGTCTGACGTTCTGTAATTTATTCTGTGGCTCCAGGGCCCATATCTTCATAACAGAGTAGCCCTACTTTCATGGCATAGGGGAAATCAGCAGTGGGTAAATTAGACGTTGGTAACACCTTctccaggtggctaagtggttaagaatctgcttgcaaggcaggagacatgggttcaatccctggggttgggaagatcccctggagaaggaaatggcaacccactctagtattcttgcctagacatggacagtggagctggtgggctgcagtccacggggttgcaaatagttggactcaactgagcacacacacacacacacacacaccccttctctGACCAGTTCTGGTTCTCCTAAGTCTTCTGAATTCAAAGGCAGCAATATGGGGCACTAGATAGTTCCCcaaatcttaaatttttaaataacattttctgGTTTAAGAACCCTAGAAACCACATGTTTAGCCTGAGCACATGGTCATACTAACTGGTTTCatcatttgcctttttttctttcttacatcaTGGGCTCTGCCTTAAGCCTTGTATAACTATCTCTTGTCTTACAAAGTAACCACCCCACACCCCTGGCCCAATCTCTGGTTACCATTTATCCCCCCTAGGATTGCTTCTTCTGAGCTACCTCAGTGATTTCCATGAGGCTGATTGTCCTTCAATTACAAGGTAGTTCCCATTCTCTCCAACTTGGAGTGGCTTGTCCAGGTGATGTGTGGCAGTCCTGGCCCTCCTCAAATTGCCATCAATTCAATTAAGACACTCACCTTGTTCTTCTTACCTCTGGCAAGTGATGGTACATCAAATGCAGTAAGGAGACAGTGTGATCTGAGGCCTTTTATACAAATCCTGCACCCAACTCGAGGGAATGAGCCACAGTCATATGAAAACTGTTCCCAACCAGGTCTTTATGGTGACCGTTTCCCACATTCCAGGGGCTCTGTCACTCTGCGACACTGGAGGCTAAATTCTAGGGCTGGGAAGTAGTGTGTCCTTTATGAGTAGGAAGAAACTTCAGTAAACGCAGCATTACTGGATGCTCGTGAATATCTTTCCAGGGCATCCTCCCCACCATAAACCCTAGAAGTATTTCCATAAAGATGAGAAGATTGTGATTTCCAAGGGGCTTATAATGGAACAGAACAACCTGGAGATTGAATTTAGGGTTTATGGAGGAATCCAATGCATGCTTGAGATGAAAATCTGAAGCTACAAATGTTGGGTCACCCAGAACATATGTAGGAGTTTCTGAAAACTCTGTTAACAGATTTGGGACCAGTCGTCCAAGCACCCTGGGGTCACAACCAAAGGATCGGCGTATCTGATTCAGATCCCAAAGTGTCTAAAACATTGACCAATGATGTAGCCTCATAGAAGAGCCCACCTGGACAAGATTTCAGGCCACTTCTTACCCTCCACACATGGATGACAAAACTGAAAGCCAGACAGGATGAAAAGAGATGCTCTGGTCTTACAGAGTCTGAACTAGAAACCAGGTCTCCTAACTCTCTAGCTAGTTCTTTCTTTGATCATAGTTCCTTGTTTCTAACTTGCTTGAAATCTACTAGCTTCCTTCCCACCAGCAACCTTTCCTAGTTTGCTTTTCTTAGTTCATCATTTCAACCACATTTTGGCCAACATATTACGGATGTGAGAATTTGACCATAAGGAAAaccaagtgctgaagaattgatgcttttgaactgtggtgctgaagaagactcttgagagtcccttggactgcaaggatatcaaaccaatcaatcctaaggaaatcaaccctgaatattcattgaaatgactgatgctgaagcttcaatactttggccacctgatgtgaagagccaacttgctgggaaatatcctgatgctgggaaagattgaaggcaagtggaaaagggggcagcagaggatgagttggttggatggcatcatcggctcaatggacaagagtttgagcaaactctgggagatggtgatcgacaggaaagcctggtgtactgcagtccacagagtcacaaagaatcaggcatgacttagcaactgaacaacaacaataaataaactTTCTTGCACCCTTAGCTTTTCAATGCACTTGACTGACAAAACTCCAACCTTGGCTGAATCTTCCCTGCTATGCCTTgctgctataaaaataaaaacaaaacagatactCTGGATGGTTGGCATCATCACTAGATCTTAATCATCCTCTCAATGTCTTAGTTGAGCCCAAATCACTGCTTGGCAATCCCGTATACTCTGTACTTACTCTACACAAACATCATGACCTCCCTCCTCTCCTGAACCTTCAAAACATTCACTGTTGCCTCTAGGTAGATGATGCTGCCTGCACTTCTTGGGGCAGACAGTAGCTGTCAAGTGTAAAATGTTCCACTTCCCACCACCAAGTCTTCAAACCTATCCATGCCTGCAATTATCTTCTGTGACTTCCTGTGTTAGAGAAGGAtcagctctttttcttttctaatgccTCTCTACTCCTTTGCTCCAGATTCTTCTATCTCCTACAAAATGTCATTGTAGCTTCCTGTACTTCTCATTGCACCATgcttgcatttgtttttcaatatctGTCATccgggatcactgactcaatggacatgagtttgaataagctctgagagatggtgaagaacagggaagcctggtgtgctgcagtccatggggttgcaaatagttggagacaactaagcaactgaacaactacagcCTAGATAGAATGAAATCTCAGTATTTGCTAGTTCACTGTTTATCCTCAGTGCCTACAATGCCTGACATCTTGTAagacctccaaaaaaaaaaaaaaaaaaaaaaccacacatttGCTCAGTGAATTAATGAGCTATTTGTGGTTGAGGCAAAGGTCTCCCTCCTTTCACTCCTGGAGAAAGAGTACCTTGGGAGGCCAGGTCAGTGCCAGGTAAATAGGTCAGATTTGGAGGCTCCTCCCAGGGTAGGGTCATTATCGCCAATCAG from Dama dama isolate Ldn47 chromosome 20, ASM3311817v1, whole genome shotgun sequence carries:
- the LCE7A gene encoding late cornified envelope protein 7A encodes the protein MFCQQNQQKYQLPSKSLPKYPPKRFPQVPQAPQAPQAPQAPAPCLPPARTHYVSSCSISGFGGCSSLVSHRFPSNYRRQPQPSSCLDVELAGCSSCCHGFGDYS